One part of the Rutidosis leptorrhynchoides isolate AG116_Rl617_1_P2 chromosome 1, CSIRO_AGI_Rlap_v1, whole genome shotgun sequence genome encodes these proteins:
- the LOC139886145 gene encoding probable E3 ubiquitin-protein ligase XERICO produces MGLSPYSNPSDAGVLCVILVNTAMSINIMKDILCSILHVVGIRLVSSNHEFTESFEHRGSPSETYMEEFRSQTPSVRYISLCRSTKQECSVCLIEFKPDAEINHLSCGHVFHKSCLEKWLKYWNVICPLCRNHMMISTNEMEDNTCPM; encoded by the coding sequence ATGGGCCTTTCACCATACTCAAATCCATCTGATGCTGGAGTGCTATGTGTAATCCTGGTTAACACAGCCATGTCTATAAACATCATGAAAGATATCTTATGCTCAATACTTCACGTTGTCGGCATTCGTTTAGTATCATCCAATCACGAATTCACCGAATCATttgaacaccgaggaagcccgtcaGAAACTTATATGGAAGAGTTCAGAAGCCAAACGCCGTCAGTCCGTTACATATCGTTATGTCGTTCAACCAAACAAGAATGCTCAGTTTGTTTGATAGAGTTTAAACCCGATGCGGAGATCAATCACCTCTCTTGCGGGCATGTTTTTCATAAAAGTTGTCTTGAAAAATGGCTGAAATACTGGAACGTTATTTGCCCGTTATGTAGAAACCACATGATGATTTCTACTAATGAAATGGAAGACAACACTTGCCCTATGTGA
- the LOC139886146 gene encoding U-box domain-containing protein 45-like gives MVEENSSSNSSRAAEQSFNHKKQTLIDEISCKVITGDLPTKIQAAREIRSLIRNRNSSDKIRTKFAAAGVIQPLVLMLYSKIHDAREVSLLALLNLASRNERNKEQIVTCGAIPPLVELLKFQNASTLRELATAAILTLSTAPPNKQTLVESGVIPLLVQILSCGNVQGRVDAVTALYNLSTSKEQPIIIPDPSAVPPLINLLKECKKSSKFAEKATTLIEMILKSEEGRLTITKADNGILTLVETIEDGSLVSTEHAVSALLSLCQSCRSKYRELILNEGAIPGLLRLTVYGTVEAQDMARTLLDLLRDSPPEKRLSSSALETIVHDIAVRVDGSEKTAEIAKSLLQDMVQNSMSIT, from the exons ATGGTAGAGGAGAACAGTAGTAGTAATAGTAGTAGGGCAGCAGAACAGTCCTTCAATCACAAAAAACAAACCCTAATTGATGAAATCTCCTGTAAAGTTATCACCGGCGATCTCCCTACCAAAATTCAAGCTGCAAGAGAGATCCGGAGCTTGATTCGAAACCGTAATTCATCCGATAAGATCCGTACTAAATTCGCTGCTGCCGGTGTTATTCAGCCTCTCGTTCTCATGTTATACTCTAAAATTCACGACGCCCGTGAAGTTTCGTTGCTCGCACTGCTTAATCTCGCTTCTAGAAACGAACG AAACAAGGAACAAATAGTGACATGTGGTGCCATCCCTCCTCTCGTTGAGCTTCTAAAGTTTCAGAACGCTAGCACCTTACGGGAATTAGCCACTGCAGCAATATTAACCTTATCAACGGCCCCACCCAACAAACAGACCCTTGTAGAATCCGGAGTGATACCACTACTGGTTCAGATCCTAAGTTGTGGAAACGTTCAAGGAAGAGTTGATGCTGTCACTGCTCTTTATAACCTCTCAACCTCAAAAGAACAACCAATTATAATTCCCGACCCTAGTGCAGTCCCTCCTCTCATTAACCTCCTCAAAGAATGCAAAAAATCATCTAAATTTGCTGAAAAAGCCACCACGTTAATTGAAATGATCTTAAAGTCAGAAGAAGGAAGATTGACAATTACAAAAGCTGATAATGGGATACTAACATTAGTTGAGACGATTGAAGATGGATCTTTAGTTAGTACAGAACATGCAGTGAGTGCTTTACTCTCACTATGCCAAAGTTGCAGAAGTAAATATAGAGAACTCATTCTGAACGAGGGTGCGATTCCTGGCTTGCTACGGCTAACCGTTTACGGAACCGTTGAAGCACAGGACATGGCTAGGACCCTATTGGACCTACTCAGGGATTCACCTCCAGAAAAGAGACTCAGTTCATCTGCTCTTGAGACAATTGTGCATGATATTGCAGTAAGGGTTGATGGCTCAGAAAAAACTGCAGAAATTGCAAAAAGTTTACTGCAAGATATGGTTCAAAATAGCATGAGCATAACATAG